ttaaaagactttttatttttaattaatgactttagaaaaaaataaaaaaattattatttgaaaaaaaaattaaaatatttttttaatctaatcaTTTTGTTTAATCTTTTAATCCCCAAAACtaatacctattttttttatcagttgaTGTCCTTCATTTCAGGTTACATAAAGCGATAAGTTTTTCAAATCtctgtaagaatttttttcatatcttttTTATCtcgcttttttaaaaaattttattttaataattctttgtaaaaatttttatattttttgtatttctaatataaattcgatcaaaaatataaaaaattattttattaattaaaatatatgaaaattaaaaatattaagttaaaaatatgattattgTGAGAAAatcgttttattttgtatttttttaaatttatttttattaaggcaaatgtaatgaattttcttctacagttgcgattaaaatttttcttttattttgattaatattttattatttttaattaaatattttttccaaatgaaaatcaataataaattccaataacattttaaaataaaaaagggggggcaaaataaaataaaaaaaaatttttcaaaatacttaaaattattaaaatgtaaaattttacaaattttcaaaaaaaatttttggcaattttttaatttttgaaatttaaaaatttttaaattttttaagttaaaatttgataatttttttaataaaaattaactgtcaattttgaaaaaaaaattcatatttttatttcgattttttttaaaattttaaaattttttcaaaaaaattcaattaatatataaaattttttaaaaattattttgaaaaaacaccaaaaaacgatcataaaaatgacaaaattttgattaaattttttttttttttttctattttgccccattttttgattttcttttaaattttggactttatttttgataattttcattagcagccttaaatatttttttaattttgcaatatttaaaatttaataaataattaaaattaaaatttaattaataaaataaaaaaaaatattaatcaaactgaaaattaaaaaaaaaaaataaacaaaaatccattgaaaaatgtcaggcaagttttgaacattaaacgaaatattgaacatttttaaaattaataaattttgcaataaaaatttaattttatttaattttttaaaaataagttgtttaattaatttttatttaattatttatttttttattatttaatttttagacaaaaaatttatttattctttttttttgcaaaaagatgaaaaaattaattgaatttttaaaataaattgattttttttcatcaaattgggaccaaaatgaaaaatattttttttataattttttttgagcaaaaaaaaaaagaatgtggcaatataataatttttttttataaaatcatttcaaaaatcaaaaacctcTTTCAAATAAACTTCTGATGCACTAAAAAaccttataaaatatttactgaactttttattacttcacatttaaaattgacaGCTGACGACTGTGACTTCAAACATTCAGTCAAACAGCCACACAATGTACAAAATTACCAAGTAAACAACTCTTCAACTTCTTTTTTagcacaaaaatcaaaaataaagaaaatctcccaaaattccaaagtcaattaaattttttttcttagaattaaTCATAGAATAAGTAAAAAGTGAACATTTCcgtcaaaaaatcatcgaaaaaaagcTCAAAGGTCACTCGACTTGGCAAAAATGGATCGAATCTTGAAAGGAGTGATGCGATATCGTGGCACAACGAGGGAACAAATGGTTAAGGAATTCAAGCAAGTCAAGGACAATCCacatgtgagtttttttacCAGCTGTCCTGAGCTTATCTTATCACAAAATCTGAGGCGCAgctgaaaattcttcaattgaaGTCatgtttttgtcgttttcgGCACCATTTGAGACGTTTGGAGAACTTTTCAAGTAATTCCGAGACACGTTGGATGATTATTACATTGTGTCACTTTCTGATTCGAAGGATTTTTATGTTTGTCTTGACCTTCGCGATTTCCAAaacatttcattcataaacatTTTCTGTTTACGTATTATTTCTACAGTTTGCTACACGTTCTCAGCTGATGTgcgaaagagaaaaatgtattttttaccgGTTTTGCTCTCCTTTTTCTTCGTAAATCTGtgaatttgtactaaaaatctCATGTTTTTCAGCCAAAAGCCGTTTTTTTCACGTGCATGGACTCCCGCATGATCCCGACCCGTTACACAGACACGCACGTGGGCGACATGTTCGTGATCCGAAACGCGGGGAACCTCATTCCTCATGCGCATCACTTCCAGGACGAGTACTACAGTTGCGAACCGGCAGGTTTGGAGCTCGGATGTGTCGTCAACTCGATCCGGCATGTGATTGTGTGCGGGCACAGTGACTGCAAAGCCATGAATTTGCTCTACCAGCTCCGGGATCCGAAGGAGGCAACGCAACAACATCGCCGAATGTCACCGTTGAGGGCTTGGCTGCTCGAACATGCCACCACAAGTCTCGAATTGTTCCGAAATATACAAAATGTGGGCTTCGACAAACCCGTAACGTTCTCGTCGGAAAGCCCGTTGAGGAGATTTGTCGCGTATATCGACCACGAGAACCGATTTAGCATCGAAGATAAACTTTCGCAGGTCAATACGTTGCAACAATTATCGAATATTGCGTCTTATGGGTTTTTAAAGAGACGTCTGGAGACCCATGACTTACATTTGCATGCCTTGTGGTTCGACATTTACTCCGGAGACATCTTTTACTTTAGCAGAGGCAGCAAGAAATTCATCGAAATCAACGAAACCACAATCGACAAGTTACTCGAGGAAGTTAATCGGTGGTACTCGTAAGCTCTAACTGTCGATTTTTTAGTAATTGTGTGTTTAATCAGCTTTTAACAATCGAAGAATCGTacaaaaatcgcattttaCCTGTTAAAAAGTGGCGGATTTGatatttcctgaaaaaaaatcttgaaatttttgcttggtttggattaatttataacattttggATCTAAAAAGGCCCAAAAGCCTTCGTTAAGTCCGCCACTGAACACGAATTGACTGTTTTTACCGTTGTTACCTACTTAAATGTGAATAATTGTTGACAATATCAgagaaatttataataaagtgtttatttttgtatcaaaaatttgtgttttctaACGAAACTTACCTCTTTTTATCACTCGCAGGTGCAATGATTAATGCTTTCCATCAAGCGCAGTCGTGCCCAAAGCATTTCCGTAGAAACGTGTGACTTTGACCCATTTTccgtgatttttttgaagaattgtAATCAGGATTAAGACATTAATGTCATCGGCGCAGCATTTAAACATGAAACATTCActtatgtaataaaaagttacaCAGAGCGATGCTGACCATTCACTTTGAAGACAGTTTGAAGAGCAAAACGTAATTTATGGCAATGTCATAATAGGATTGGAGATAAAACGTTAAaagaatcattaaaattacagAAGATTTGTGgagttaacattttaaaatgcgtGATTTTATTGATGGATGGTGTCTTGGAGGCATTTTGAGAGTGAAAAAGGttcatttaaaagtaaatggaaattattttaggatatttaagacattaaaaatgagaatttatgacaaatttatGAGGAATTAatctcaattaaattaaaattttctgaattttatataaaaaaaattatttgaatttttaattaaaataaattaaagtaaattattttttttaaatttaatatttaattagaaaattaaattaaaaattaattaattaattttaaattaaataatttattttaattattattatttattattgaattttttaattaaattaaagcaaactatttttttaaattttaatattaattaattaatattaatattattcatattaaatttaaaaaatagtttattttaatttaattaaaaaattcaataataaggccgttccaaatttatttcgaactttttgtcccaaaacatttttttcaaaatgagggggggggggcaaaataaaaaaaaagttttgaaatactgtttcatataaaatgccaaaaatttaacaaattttggccattcatgaatattttagatgtttttatggtatctacattgagatttgataatttaaaattgatctgaaagtaattcaagttaaaaattttaacaaaaaaaaattttttgaaaaataatttttaggaaatatttttattcatgtaaaatttcgattttcaacactttttaaaattaaattggaaatatttaaaaaaaaaatttgaaaattccttgaaaaagtaaggaaaaggaccaaaaaatggtcaattttgatgaaatttttaacttttttttttattttgccccattggattttcggcttttgaaatggggcaggggacaaaaacatagaaaaaaatttggagcggcctaattaataataggtaattaaaataaattatttaatttaaaaaaataataataaaataaattaaataattttaaattaaataatttattttaattattattatttattattgaattttttaattaaattgaagtaaactatttttttaaatttaatatttaattaattaattatttattatttaaattaaataattcgttttaattattaaattatttacagtataatctcccaaaatgggcaggtctaaaaaaatctttaatcgGGTATAATTCCACCAATTTTTCCACACCAGACACCCCAATTTTTAGGaagtttgaacaaaaaattcaagttttatatttattttgaatatttcaaataaataatcgtTTCACTGTTtctaaaaagtcataaaaataaagtacaaGTTTGAACTTTGGGTCCCCATTTTGGGAGTTTATACtgtattattgaaaaattttattataattttgtaatttaattattaaattaattccaatGGAGGAATTTTAGGGActattctctaaaaattttattttcaatgaatttttgtaaaaaattattgtttaaatattgCCCATAttcatactaaaaattttcaaatattcaaaattttgtatgaattaacttaaatttttgatgtaaaaaggatttttcgaacaatttttttataattcatgaaaattttatgaattattcttccaaattttcataaattatgtaAACAGATCTCGatctgtttaaaaattgaggttaaaaacgtcaaaaaagctcattacaaatcaaaaattacaaaaattaatatatctTAGCACACAATATAGATTTAACATTATAATCttcagttttatttataaaatctcaagtttttgaagataaaacgttgtttttaattaaaaatttaaaaaactaacctcaaatttcaattaaatgaatCATTCTATAATGGCGTCAGATAAATTaggcatttttttgtattgaataaaaattattcgaaaatgattcaaatgtcaaatttaacacgaaattcataaaatattaccaAAAATTACTATTTCATCATATTTCAATGATTTAATAGCTCAAAAAtatagataaattaaaaataatctataaaaattcaatttaaaaattaggcctttaaaaatcaaatttacttTCCTGAACGAAATTTGCTGTTATTTCcccttcaaaattaattttctatgaaaattttctaaaattcgtcaaaaatttaaattttcttaaaaaaaactattctcACATTCGGCGGAAAACAGTACTTTTGTTACGTAATCCGTGATCCGCCCTTATCACTTAGCGCGTTACGTCATCCGTACAAGGATCCACACAGCTACTCCTCACAACGTGCAGAAAATCGAACGAGTAAGGACGTGTTTGCAGTAAATTCCAGTAAGAAGCATCCGGAAAAATCCAGAAAAATGATGGACGTCAAGGCTTTGAACCAAAAAGATACTCTCGCAAAAGTATCGAAAGGAAACCTTACGAAAAAAGACGCTCTTGGATTCTTTTTGCACATGCGTGAGCAAAACAAAACCATGGTAAGTGACTTTTTCCGACATTTTCCCAAAAACCACGTGgctcaaaaatgaatttttccccCGCAGCAACGCAAACAAGTCCGCTTGCTCACCGCCCAAGCGTTGTCGAAGATGTACAAGGACAACGGAGGCCAATGCACTGTCACGCAAGCATCTCAGCGTCTCATCGTTGCAATCAAATTGTAAGTTTTCCgcattttttgaggttatgtttcaTGGcgtcactaaaaattttcgatttttttgcatttcaggCACGATCGGTACAAGGGCAGCATCCGTTTGAGCAAGAAATCGACTCCGGAGGAGTACTGGAACGACTTTATGCAAAAGATTTCGGGCTCATTCACGCCGAATGCACTTGCCCAGAAGAACAACTAAGCCGGATTTCCTGTGGAAGTCCCGAATCTCGAACTTTAGTTTTAGTtattaaccattttttttcgatgtttaaAGCACGGAACGATGCTTGCCGCTCTCCGTAGTGTTAGTTATGTAAGTTTTTGGCCTGAACGACGCGAAAAATTCCGTTCAGAAGCCCCATTTTCATGTTGATTCAAAGAAAGTATTGCCATGTACTCAAATTTCATGTGAATTATTACTTAGACTTCTTTCGAAAggaacaaataaatttgtaaaatgtaCCAAAAACGTCTTCTGTGGCATTCTGAAATCCAGTCCAAGGTTCTGAGACGCGTCGAAAGGTGCACGAGTGTGTGTAAACTTGAAAAATCGTgtgaaatgacatttttaacgCGAAATTCATGCAATTGTCTTCGACGGGAGTCGTTTCGGTGCCACACGTACTTCTTGtagcaattaatttttgcgattTCAGCAGTTACATTCACTCTTGCAGCAGACCGCAGTGCATGTCAACACGGTGTTGCGTCGTTAGATGACATCtctttcaacatttttgcttgaaaaatacaaaaaaccgcaatatttttgttgtcgcGTCGCTTGTTGCTGATATTTATGGCAACATGTGTAAAGTTATTGGTCTGGAAATGCGAAATAAtgtctcaatttttctttagagTGGCAGTTGTGGTCtggaaatgaagaaataatgAGCGACAAAGTTGGAGAAGGAAGgaaatttgaggttagaatcgttcaaatttggatttttattgttaattgaGGTCTTTGGTGACCTAATTTGGATGTGAaagtacaagaaaaattttaaaagtaatttttctcttaattaagggaaaaattttaagaattcgaagaatttttagcaggttgttgttaaaaaattacttttattggTCCAAAAATCATCTGaagaaatcatattttaactcgatttagggaaatttttgaagaaaaatttaatttttttgctaagaaTTAACCTTTATCGTTCAAGAAAGcacatttttgactaaaaataagaaaattcttgattaaaacttgtaattttttgtaaagaattgACGTCATTTAGTACAAATATGCCTGTTTTAGCtccaattcattaatttttttgaagaaaatttttaatttttgtaagaaattttaattaatttttctaaacagaaaaatttggactcaatttttgaaatattgacaaaattatttattttttttttattattaactgtAAATAATTGacgtttatttgtttaaaaatcacataaaaagtCAGTTTTGGACTCAAATCATTAAAActtctaaagaaaaatttatttttttgtttaaaaatttacgttaTTTGgtcataaaagtaaatttttaacaaaatttttgtaaattttggaaaaatcttaACAGAATCCTGTTCATTGGctcgaaaattgattaattaatcgCAAATCTGATCGCATTATCATCACTTCCTTCATATTGGGATCCAAAAACTTCATATCGCAACGCCATTTATCGGCACTCGGAATAATCAGAGGTATAAGAGCTTTCAAAGGATCACTCCAGTCCTTTCGGTAGCGTGGAATCACGGTTCTAGAAAAGTTGTAAACACCTTTCTTCAGTGGGCATCGGTCGGGAATGCCAGGAAAACAGCTTGCTTGGCGCCGTGAAGCAATCCAAGCTCGCTGAAAAATGTCGAGCAAATTTTATCCTTTGACCGAGTGAAGAGCGAATGCCAGCCACCGCCATCCTGTCGATAAACGTTCATCCAACCGGAATAATCGTCCGTCAAGTCTTCCTTTATTGTCCAAACTTGGTTGATAATTTGGTGCGTTTTGTTGATGCGCTTGACTTGCGACGTGATTTTGCCGAGAGTGCCGTTGTCGAAAGGCGTTTCGAAGGAAATtaggaaggaaatttttcaaataaaaaaaaacttacaaatgcTTCGTCAAATTCCAGTAAAAAGGcactgaaaaaagaaaaagtgaatATAATTAGgagaaatttcttcatttttaatatttttatttaaagtaatttaatggaaatgatgaaatttttctaaaagttgtcattttatagaatttttctaaagtatGCGTGTTTCAAGTGAtggatatcttttttttttattgccaacACATGCCAAAAAGtttctttataattaataatcagTGTGTCTATAATAATCAATTATAGCTTCAATTATAATTTCGCATCtacgataataattttatttacaataatgataaatttaatgataattattttgaagccGTTTTATgtcaagcaaaattttaatattttaaaattagaattaggccgctccaaacgaaaatcaaaaataaagtccaatgccccattttaaaagtcaaaaatctaagttaaaaattttatcaaaattgatcgttttttgttgtattttcataatttttcaagacattttcaaaaaaatttataaaaaattttcaattattttaatttttgttttgaaaatcatattttcacttgaattttcttctccaaaaaaaatttttcagaaaattactgaattttttttcaactttttttgacagttattttttattaaaattttaatttttcaatttttaacttaaaataatcttaaatcaatttttaatttgaaaatttccaagaaggttattaaaaaacaacaaaaatgttgatcaacgatcaaaaattgctaaaattttgtcattttgtatgaaaataagtatttcaattttttttttatttttattttattttcaaaaattttggactttatttttgattttcatttggagcggcctaagcatttaaaaaagaattgatttataaagttaaattatttttttaaatttttcaatttttttaaaattatatttaatgaaattttcttttttaatttaaaaataaaaataattatttatattatcattaatattcaatcaataataaattaattttttaaaaataattttgaagcaaaaatttttatttcaacaaaattaattattgtaagcaaaaatttttatttgaacagattttttattcaaactaatttaattaattattttttttagaaatttttactaaatgttCTGAATTCGATtaaattatgagatttttattttgtatatattaaaaaaaaattcttaatttttacgcgattacttttgataaatttatttttaaaaaaataataaaaccaaattccttttcaataataataaaataccgGCATAATAAATCTTTTGATCGTCACACCATCTTTGGATGTCATGACCTTTTATCATCTTCATCTTcgccaataaaaatatttgaaacaaatataaggaattaatttttacgggTGTCAACAGACATTTACTCAAtaatcatataaaataaaaattcgttacataatgttgtaaaaaatttgtctggCAAATCGcaataaaattccttttattttttttaatccgcacttctatttatttttttttattagattaggTCAAAGTCGTTCATttctttcactatttttttctttgtgtatGTTCAAACTATGAAGAGATAAATggatattttatacaaaaaataagttttacaaTTTCAACAATGTTTTAAACGTTAAAACAAATAGAAAATAGAACATCAGTGACTTTTtctcataataatttaaaataatgtgtcTGTgcgctattttttttcttatataatttattattatattatattataataaacgtCTATTAGTAAAGTATACCATGTCGGTTCGCGCCTTTTGTCGAcatccattaaaaattgcaggcttgtaaaaaaattaattgagtcacattaaaattatcataaaattaatctatTTTTCGTCTTTAACGCGCAAAGATGTTCAAGGCtttcaacatatatttttttctgttacattaatatatttattaaaagtcgttttttataattcatgaattagattatttgttttaaatttatttttattaatattataatcgATTATTATTctcatttattgttattgaaaaaaaaccgcaaaaatttatatttcgttAATATGCCGGCATATTAAGTTAAgttgtgtgaaaattattttttatcggaattatgatgatgattattgttattatcgtGGTAATGactatttataataatatttgaaaaatttcttcatgttATGTTATTTATGAGACATTGAAATATTTAGAGCGACGATCAATGGcaaaagttaatattaaattaattcagcaataaaataaattaaaattaatcgatcatcattttttttattttttaatgttaaacattagtgtttgtttgtaatttatttaattttttccgaattttttatttattttttttttagaataaagaATTGTTTTAAACAACATTGTAAGGATTGATaaatgagtaaatttttaatcgtgtgacttttttacacttttatatataattgtaaatgtaaattacataaaattacgTTAAATGAAgtgtaaaatgtttattaattacaaaactacatatttcttaattttattagtatttttatttatttttaagcttttttgttatttttttggtctacatccgttttttgaaaatgcgttttaaactttaaacccGACtgttaagttaaataaaaacatcctGTTTATcctgtttaatttattgattgatcATTGATCATTgacttgtgatttttttggcaaatatcaaattgatcaaaaactgAATGTCTTCCTGTCATAAAATTgcgaatataaaatattaataaaaaaattatttgaataataattacaaagtAAAATATTGTTGGTTATTTTTgcgaatatttaattttattttattttatttatcaat
The sequence above is drawn from the Culicoides brevitarsis isolate CSIRO-B50_1 chromosome 1, AGI_CSIRO_Cbre_v1, whole genome shotgun sequence genome and encodes:
- the LOC134834450 gene encoding beta carbonic anhydrase 1, producing the protein MDRILKGVMRYRGTTREQMVKEFKQVKDNPHPKAVFFTCMDSRMIPTRYTDTHVGDMFVIRNAGNLIPHAHHFQDEYYSCEPAGLELGCVVNSIRHVIVCGHSDCKAMNLLYQLRDPKEATQQHRRMSPLRAWLLEHATTSLELFRNIQNVGFDKPVTFSSESPLRRFVAYIDHENRFSIEDKLSQVNTLQQLSNIASYGFLKRRLETHDLHLHALWFDIYSGDIFYFSRGSKKFIEINETTIDKLLEEVNRWYS
- the LOC134836062 gene encoding uncharacterized protein LOC134836062; protein product: MMDVKALNQKDTLAKVSKGNLTKKDALGFFLHMREQNKTMQRKQVRLLTAQALSKMYKDNGGQCTVTQASQRLIVAIKLHDRYKGSIRLSKKSTPEEYWNDFMQKISGSFTPNALAQKNN